One region of Gouania willdenowi chromosome 13, fGouWil2.1, whole genome shotgun sequence genomic DNA includes:
- the LOC114474274 gene encoding gastrula zinc finger protein XlCGF48.2-like isoform X6 codes for MEQHKAPPPLSLIGNRADNWCTWEQSFRLYIVSSGEKDEKIKIDILLHTIGEDALEVFKTLKVTTDGDELTMEDVLQAFRDYCSPRKNVVFERYQFWSYQTTAGTSVNGFITELRQKIKDCEFGIIEHDMLRDKFVLSITDSDLKKRLLQERGLTLNRAIEICRATEQEKTLLQAMETEHGVQEVPVDAEMKMILPDKSLHHNTSKQLGSKSVQNMDETEKLVLAAFMPKVHLHRLKLQQSSVTDSVFSDRKNMEQLLTECLHIKQEPETLSEGQEGNQLCVEQETNTAASPVKCEDEEENPQASQLHWRQLTEVNIKEEKPSTCSLNEFINRQTVGINNKGPEAAQNLDTNSLVLQGPDLTATDSSQTEHSDDDDDDDDDEDSDLWQKPLSESETEAKAEFDSTRKKRKMSDSSINAEMGCKSPKTMISSFKQICTKKKVQVKMTSEYVGDQKSSLSADSKLTSHKGERPFKCDVCSKSFTRKDYLQLHMNLHTGEKLFKCDVCSKCFIQKYKLQIHMRIHTGEKPFKCDVCSKCFILKGNLQVHMRIHTGEKPFKCDFCSKCFRWGSNLQSHMRIHTGEKPFKCEVCSKCFSQKVSLQVHMRIHNGEKM; via the exons ATGGAGCAACATAAAGCACCGCCACCACTGTCTCTTATCGGTAACCGTGCAGACAACTGGTGCACCTGGGAACAAAGCTTTCGACTGTATATAGTGTCCTCAGGGGAGAAAGATGAAAAGATAAAGATTGACATTTTACTCCACACCATCGGTGAGGATGCACTGGAAGTGTTCAAGACTCTGAAGGTTACAACTGATGGAGATGAGCTGACAATGGAGGATGTTCTTCAAGCCTTTAGAGATTACTGTAGTCCACGGAAAAATGTTGTCTTTGAACGATATCAGTTTTGGTCCTATCAGACGACAGCAGGGACATCAGTGAACGGATTCATCACAGAGCTGCGACAGAAAATCAAAGACTGTGAGTTTGGAATAATTGAGCATGATATGCTCAGAGATAAGTTTGTGTTAAGCATCACAGACTCTGACCTAAAAAAGAGACTGTTACAAGAAAGAGGGCTAACGTTAAACAGAGCAATAGAAATATGCAGAGCAACAGAGCAAGAAAAGACTCTGTTACAAGCCATGGAGACTGAACATGGAGTGCAAGAAGTTCCAGTGGAtgctgaaatgaaaatgattctTCCTGACAAGAGTCTCCACCATAACACCAGTAAACAATTAGGTTCTAAATCAGTTCAAAATATGGATGAAACAGAAAAACTTGTGCTGGCTGCCTTCATGCCCAAAGTTCATCTGCACAGATTAAAACTCCAGCAGTCGTCAGTCACTGATAGTGTTTTCAGTGACAGGAAGAATATGGAGCAGCTGCTCACAGAGTGTCTCCACATAAAGCAGGAACCagagacgctcagtgaaggtcaggaggGAAACCAGCTTTGTGTGGAGCAGGAGACAAACACTGCTGCTTctcctgttaaatgtgaagatgaagaggagaatcctcaggcctcccagctacactggagacaactaaCAGAAGTCAACATAAAGGAGGAGAAACCTTCAACCTGCAGTTTAAATGAATTCATAAACAGACAAACTGTGGGAATTAACAACAAAGGACCAGAAGCAGCTCAGAACTTAGATACAAACAGTTTAGTACTACAAGGTCCTGATTTAACGGCAACAGACTCGTCTCAGACTGAAcatagtgatgatgatgatgatgat gatgatgatgaagactCTGATCTCTGGCAGAAACCTCTGTCAGAGTCTGAAACTGAAGCTAAAGCTGAATTTGACTCCaccaggaaaaagagaaaaatgtctGACTCAAGTATAAATGCTGAAATGGGATGTAAATCTCCCAAAACAATGATTAGTTCATTTAAACAGATTTGTACAAAGAAGAAGGTTCAGGTAAAAATGACATCTGAATATGTGGGTGATCAGAAATCATCACTCAGTGCTGATTCAAAACTAACAAGCCACAAAGGAGAGagaccatttaaatgtgatgtttgtagtaaaagtTTTACCCGAAAAGATTACCTGCAGTTACACATGAATCTTCACACAGGAGaaaaattattcaaatgtgatgtttgtagtaaatgttttatacaAAAGTATAAACTGCAGAttcacatgagaatccacacaggagag aaaccgttcaaatgtgatgtttgtagtaaatgttttatactAAAGGGTAACCTGCAGGttcacatgagaatccacacaggagagaaacc ATTCAAATGTgatttttgtagtaaatgttttaggtGGGGGTCTAACttgcagtcacacatgagaatccacacaggagagaaaccatttaaatgtgaagtttgtagtaaatgttttagcCAAAAGGTTTCCCTGCAGGtccacatgagaatccacaatggagaaaaaatgtga
- the LOC114474274 gene encoding zinc finger and SCAN domain-containing protein 31-like isoform X4 gives MEQHKAPPPLSLIGNRADNWCTWEQSFRLYIVSSGEKDEKIKIDILLHTIGEDALEVFKTLKVTTDGDELTMEDVLQAFRDYCSPRKNVVFERYQFWSYQTTAGTSVNGFITELRQKIKDCEFGIIEHDMLRDKFVLSITDSDLKKRLLQERGLTLNRAIEICRATEQEKTLLQAMETEHGVQEVPVDAEMKMILPDKSLHHNTSKQLGSKSVQNMDETEKLVLAAFMPKVHLHRLKLQQSSVTDSVFSDRKNMEQLLTECLHIKQEPETLSEGQEGNQLCVEQETNTAASPVKCEDEEENPQASQLHWRQLTEVNIKEEKPSTCSLNEFINRQTVGINNKGPEAAQNLDTNSLVLQGPDLTATDSSQTEHSDDDDDDDDDEDSDLWQKPLSESETEAKAEFDSTRKKRKMSDSSINAEMGCKSPKTMISSFKQICTKKKVQVKMTSEYVGDQKSSLSADSKLTSHKGERPFKCDVCSKSFTRKDYLQLHMNLHTGEKLFKCDVCSKCFIQKYKLQIHMRIHTGERPFECDVCRKCFTRKASLQSHMNFHTGEKPFKCDVCSKCFILKGNLQSHVRIHTEEKLFKCDFCSKCFRWGSNLQSHMRIHTGEKPFKCEVCSKCFSQKVSLQVHMRIHNGEKM, from the exons ATGGAGCAACATAAAGCACCGCCACCACTGTCTCTTATCGGTAACCGTGCAGACAACTGGTGCACCTGGGAACAAAGCTTTCGACTGTATATAGTGTCCTCAGGGGAGAAAGATGAAAAGATAAAGATTGACATTTTACTCCACACCATCGGTGAGGATGCACTGGAAGTGTTCAAGACTCTGAAGGTTACAACTGATGGAGATGAGCTGACAATGGAGGATGTTCTTCAAGCCTTTAGAGATTACTGTAGTCCACGGAAAAATGTTGTCTTTGAACGATATCAGTTTTGGTCCTATCAGACGACAGCAGGGACATCAGTGAACGGATTCATCACAGAGCTGCGACAGAAAATCAAAGACTGTGAGTTTGGAATAATTGAGCATGATATGCTCAGAGATAAGTTTGTGTTAAGCATCACAGACTCTGACCTAAAAAAGAGACTGTTACAAGAAAGAGGGCTAACGTTAAACAGAGCAATAGAAATATGCAGAGCAACAGAGCAAGAAAAGACTCTGTTACAAGCCATGGAGACTGAACATGGAGTGCAAGAAGTTCCAGTGGAtgctgaaatgaaaatgattctTCCTGACAAGAGTCTCCACCATAACACCAGTAAACAATTAGGTTCTAAATCAGTTCAAAATATGGATGAAACAGAAAAACTTGTGCTGGCTGCCTTCATGCCCAAAGTTCATCTGCACAGATTAAAACTCCAGCAGTCGTCAGTCACTGATAGTGTTTTCAGTGACAGGAAGAATATGGAGCAGCTGCTCACAGAGTGTCTCCACATAAAGCAGGAACCagagacgctcagtgaaggtcaggaggGAAACCAGCTTTGTGTGGAGCAGGAGACAAACACTGCTGCTTctcctgttaaatgtgaagatgaagaggagaatcctcaggcctcccagctacactggagacaactaaCAGAAGTCAACATAAAGGAGGAGAAACCTTCAACCTGCAGTTTAAATGAATTCATAAACAGACAAACTGTGGGAATTAACAACAAAGGACCAGAAGCAGCTCAGAACTTAGATACAAACAGTTTAGTACTACAAGGTCCTGATTTAACGGCAACAGACTCGTCTCAGACTGAAcatagtgatgatgatgatgatgat gatgatgatgaagactCTGATCTCTGGCAGAAACCTCTGTCAGAGTCTGAAACTGAAGCTAAAGCTGAATTTGACTCCaccaggaaaaagagaaaaatgtctGACTCAAGTATAAATGCTGAAATGGGATGTAAATCTCCCAAAACAATGATTAGTTCATTTAAACAGATTTGTACAAAGAAGAAGGTTCAGGTAAAAATGACATCTGAATATGTGGGTGATCAGAAATCATCACTCAGTGCTGATTCAAAACTAACAAGCCACAAAGGAGAGagaccatttaaatgtgatgtttgtagtaaaagtTTTACCCGAAAAGATTACCTGCAGTTACACATGAATCTTCACACAGGAGaaaaattattcaaatgtgatgtttgtagtaaatgttttatacaAAAGTATAAACTGCAGAttcacatgagaatccacacaggagagagaccctttgaatgtgatgtttgtcgTAAATGTTTTACCCGAAAAGCTTccctgcagtcacacatgaattttcacacaggagaaaaaccgttcaaatgtgatgtttgtagtaaatgttttatactAAAGGGTAACCTGCAG TCACACGTGAGAATCCACACAGAAGAGAAACTATTCAAATGTgatttttgtagtaaatgttttaggtGGGGGTCTAACttgcagtcacacatgagaatccacacaggagagaaaccatttaaatgtgaagtttgtagtaaatgttttagcCAAAAGGTTTCCCTGCAGGtccacatgagaatccacaatggagaaaaaatgtga
- the LOC114474274 gene encoding zinc finger protein 829-like isoform X2, which produces MEQHKAPPPLSLIGNRADNWCTWEQSFRLYIVSSGEKDEKIKIDILLHTIGEDALEVFKTLKVTTDGDELTMEDVLQAFRDYCSPRKNVVFERYQFWSYQTTAGTSVNGFITELRQKIKDCEFGIIEHDMLRDKFVLSITDSDLKKRLLQERGLTLNRAIEICRATEQEKTLLQAMETEHGVQEVPVDAEMKMILPDKSLHHNTSKQLGSKSVQNMDETEKLVLAAFMPKVHLHRLKLQQSSVTDSVFSDRKNMEQLLTECLHIKQEPETLSEGQEGNQLCVEQETNTAASPVKCEDEEENPQASQLHWRQLTEVNIKEEKPSTCSLNEFINRQTVGINNKGPEAAQNLDTNSLVLQGPDLTATDSSQTEHSDDDDDDDDDEDSDLWQKPLSESETEAKAEFDSTRKKRKMSDSSINAEMGCKSPKTMISSFKQICTKKKVQVKMTSEYVGDQKSSLSADSKLTSHKGERPFKCDVCSKSFTRKDYLQLHMNLHTGEKLFKCDVCSKCFIQKYKLQIHMRIHTGEKPFKCDVCSKCFILKGNLQVHMRIHTGEKPFKCVVCSKCFSRKASLQSHMNFHTGEKPFKCDVCSKCFSRKDNLQLHLNLHTGEKPFKCDVCSNCYTSRSNLQSHVRIHTEEKLFKCDFCSKCFRWGSNLQSHMRIHTGEKPFKCEVCSKCFSQKVSLQVHMRIHNGEKM; this is translated from the exons ATGGAGCAACATAAAGCACCGCCACCACTGTCTCTTATCGGTAACCGTGCAGACAACTGGTGCACCTGGGAACAAAGCTTTCGACTGTATATAGTGTCCTCAGGGGAGAAAGATGAAAAGATAAAGATTGACATTTTACTCCACACCATCGGTGAGGATGCACTGGAAGTGTTCAAGACTCTGAAGGTTACAACTGATGGAGATGAGCTGACAATGGAGGATGTTCTTCAAGCCTTTAGAGATTACTGTAGTCCACGGAAAAATGTTGTCTTTGAACGATATCAGTTTTGGTCCTATCAGACGACAGCAGGGACATCAGTGAACGGATTCATCACAGAGCTGCGACAGAAAATCAAAGACTGTGAGTTTGGAATAATTGAGCATGATATGCTCAGAGATAAGTTTGTGTTAAGCATCACAGACTCTGACCTAAAAAAGAGACTGTTACAAGAAAGAGGGCTAACGTTAAACAGAGCAATAGAAATATGCAGAGCAACAGAGCAAGAAAAGACTCTGTTACAAGCCATGGAGACTGAACATGGAGTGCAAGAAGTTCCAGTGGAtgctgaaatgaaaatgattctTCCTGACAAGAGTCTCCACCATAACACCAGTAAACAATTAGGTTCTAAATCAGTTCAAAATATGGATGAAACAGAAAAACTTGTGCTGGCTGCCTTCATGCCCAAAGTTCATCTGCACAGATTAAAACTCCAGCAGTCGTCAGTCACTGATAGTGTTTTCAGTGACAGGAAGAATATGGAGCAGCTGCTCACAGAGTGTCTCCACATAAAGCAGGAACCagagacgctcagtgaaggtcaggaggGAAACCAGCTTTGTGTGGAGCAGGAGACAAACACTGCTGCTTctcctgttaaatgtgaagatgaagaggagaatcctcaggcctcccagctacactggagacaactaaCAGAAGTCAACATAAAGGAGGAGAAACCTTCAACCTGCAGTTTAAATGAATTCATAAACAGACAAACTGTGGGAATTAACAACAAAGGACCAGAAGCAGCTCAGAACTTAGATACAAACAGTTTAGTACTACAAGGTCCTGATTTAACGGCAACAGACTCGTCTCAGACTGAAcatagtgatgatgatgatgatgat gatgatgatgaagactCTGATCTCTGGCAGAAACCTCTGTCAGAGTCTGAAACTGAAGCTAAAGCTGAATTTGACTCCaccaggaaaaagagaaaaatgtctGACTCAAGTATAAATGCTGAAATGGGATGTAAATCTCCCAAAACAATGATTAGTTCATTTAAACAGATTTGTACAAAGAAGAAGGTTCAGGTAAAAATGACATCTGAATATGTGGGTGATCAGAAATCATCACTCAGTGCTGATTCAAAACTAACAAGCCACAAAGGAGAGagaccatttaaatgtgatgtttgtagtaaaagtTTTACCCGAAAAGATTACCTGCAGTTACACATGAATCTTCACACAGGAGaaaaattattcaaatgtgatgtttgtagtaaatgttttatacaAAAGTATAAACTGCAGAttcacatgagaatccacacaggagag aaaccgttcaaatgtgatgtttgtagtaaatgttttatactAAAGGGTAACCTGCAGGttcacatgagaatccacacaggagagaaaccatttaaatgtgttgtttgtagtaaatgtttttccaGAAAAGCTTCCCTGCAGTCGCATATGAATTttcacacaggagaaaaaccattcaaatgtgatgtttgtagtaaatgtttttccaGAAAAGATAACCTTCAGTTACACCTGAATCttcacacaggagaaaaaccattcaaatgtgatgtttgtagtaattGTTATACGAGTAGGTCTAACCTGCAGTCACACGTGAGAATCCACACAGAAGAGAAACTATTCAAATGTgatttttgtagtaaatgttttaggtGGGGGTCTAACttgcagtcacacatgagaatccacacaggagagaaaccatttaaatgtgaagtttgtagtaaatgttttagcCAAAAGGTTTCCCTGCAGGtccacatgagaatccacaatggagaaaaaatgtga
- the LOC114474274 gene encoding zinc finger protein 674-like isoform X7, producing MEQHKAPPPLSLIGNRADNWCTWEQSFRLYIVSSGEKDEKIKIDILLHTIGEDALEVFKTLKVTTDGDELTMEDVLQAFRDYCSPRKNVVFERYQFWSYQTTAGTSVNGFITELRQKIKDCEFGIIEHDMLRDKFVLSITDSDLKKRLLQERGLTLNRAIEICRATEQEKTLLQAMETEHGVQEVPVDAEMKMILPDKSLHHNTSKQLGSKSVQNMDETEKLVLAAFMPKVHLHRLKLQQSSVTDSVFSDRKNMEQLLTECLHIKQEPETLSEGQEGNQLCVEQETNTAASPVKCEDEEENPQASQLHWRQLTEVNIKEEKPSTCSLNEFINRQTVGINNKGPEAAQNLDTNSLVLQGPDLTATDSSQTEHSDDDDDDEDSDFWQKLLSESETEAKAEFDSTMKKRKMSDSSKNAEMGCKAPKTRISSFKQICSEKKVQVKMTSECVGGQKSSLSADSKLTSHRGERPFECDICSKCFKRKGNLQVHMRIHTGEKPFKCDVCSKCFILKGNLQVHMRIHTGEKPFKCDFCSKCFRWGSNLQSHMRIHTGEKPFKCEVCSKCFSQKVSLQVHMRIHNGEKM from the exons ATGGAGCAACATAAAGCACCGCCACCACTGTCTCTTATCGGTAACCGTGCAGACAACTGGTGCACCTGGGAACAAAGCTTTCGACTGTATATAGTGTCCTCAGGGGAGAAAGATGAAAAGATAAAGATTGACATTTTACTCCACACCATCGGTGAGGATGCACTGGAAGTGTTCAAGACTCTGAAGGTTACAACTGATGGAGATGAGCTGACAATGGAGGATGTTCTTCAAGCCTTTAGAGATTACTGTAGTCCACGGAAAAATGTTGTCTTTGAACGATATCAGTTTTGGTCCTATCAGACGACAGCAGGGACATCAGTGAACGGATTCATCACAGAGCTGCGACAGAAAATCAAAGACTGTGAGTTTGGAATAATTGAGCATGATATGCTCAGAGATAAGTTTGTGTTAAGCATCACAGACTCTGACCTAAAAAAGAGACTGTTACAAGAAAGAGGGCTAACGTTAAACAGAGCAATAGAAATATGCAGAGCAACAGAGCAAGAAAAGACTCTGTTACAAGCCATGGAGACTGAACATGGAGTGCAAGAAGTTCCAGTGGAtgctgaaatgaaaatgattctTCCTGACAAGAGTCTCCACCATAACACCAGTAAACAATTAGGTTCTAAATCAGTTCAAAATATGGATGAAACAGAAAAACTTGTGCTGGCTGCCTTCATGCCCAAAGTTCATCTGCACAGATTAAAACTCCAGCAGTCGTCAGTCACTGATAGTGTTTTCAGTGACAGGAAGAATATGGAGCAGCTGCTCACAGAGTGTCTCCACATAAAGCAGGAACCagagacgctcagtgaaggtcaggaggGAAACCAGCTTTGTGTGGAGCAGGAGACAAACACTGCTGCTTctcctgttaaatgtgaagatgaagaggagaatcctcaggcctcccagctacactggagacaactaaCAGAAGTCAACATAAAGGAGGAGAAACCTTCAACCTGCAGTTTAAATGAATTCATAAACAGACAAACTGTGGGAATTAACAACAAAGGACCAGAAGCAGCTCAGAACTTAGATACAAACAGTTTAGTACTACAAGGTCCTGATTTAACGGCAACAGACTCGTCTCAGACTGAAcatagtgatgatgatgatgatgatgaagactcTGATTTCTGGCAGAAACTTCTGTCAGAGTCTGAAACTGAAGCTAAAGCTGAATTTGACTCCACcatgaaaaagagaaaaatgtctGACTCAAGTAAAAATGCTGAAATGGGATGTAAAGCTCCCAAAACAAGGATTAGTTCATTTAAACAGATTTGTTCCGAGAAAAAGGTTCAGGTAAAAATGACGTCTGAATGTGTGGGTGGTCAGAAATCATCACTCAGTGCTGATTCAAAACTAACAAGCCACAGAGGAGAGAGACCTTTTGAATGTGatatttgtagtaaatgttttaaacgAAAGGGTAACTTGCAGGttcacatgagaatccacacaggagagaaacca ttcaaatgtgatgtttgtagtaaatgttttatactAAAGGGTAACCTGCAGGttcacatgagaatccacacaggagagaaacc ATTCAAATGTgatttttgtagtaaatgttttaggtGGGGGTCTAACttgcagtcacacatgagaatccacacaggagagaaaccatttaaatgtgaagtttgtagtaaatgttttagcCAAAAGGTTTCCCTGCAGGtccacatgagaatccacaatggagaaaaaatgtga
- the LOC114474274 gene encoding zinc finger and SCAN domain-containing protein 31-like isoform X5, producing the protein MEQHKAPPPLSLIGNRADNWCTWEQSFRLYIVSSGEKDEKIKIDILLHTIGEDALEVFKTLKVTTDGDELTMEDVLQAFRDYCSPRKNVVFERYQFWSYQTTAGTSVNGFITELRQKIKDCEFGIIEHDMLRDKFVLSITDSDLKKRLLQERGLTLNRAIEICRATEQEKTLLQAMETEHGVQEVPVDAEMKMILPDKSLHHNTSKQLGSKSVQNMDETEKLVLAAFMPKVHLHRLKLQQSSVTDSVFSDRKNMEQLLTECLHIKQEPETLSEGQEGNQLCVEQETNTAASPVKCEDEEENPQASQLHWRQLTEVNIKEEKPSTCSLNEFINRQTVGINNKGPEAAQNLDTNSLVLQGPDLTATDSSQTEHSDDDDDDDDDEDSDLWQKPLSESETEAKAEFDSTRKKRKMSDSSINAEMGCKSPKTMISSFKQICTKKKVQVKMTSEYVGDQKSSLSADSKLTSHKGERPFKCDVCSKSFTRKDYLQLHMNLHTGEKLFKCDVCSKCFIQKYKLQIHMRIHTGERPFECDVCRKCFTRKASLQSHMNFHTGEKPFKCDVCSKCFILKGNLQSHMRIHTGEKPFKCEVCSKCFSQKVSLQVHMRIHNGEKM; encoded by the exons ATGGAGCAACATAAAGCACCGCCACCACTGTCTCTTATCGGTAACCGTGCAGACAACTGGTGCACCTGGGAACAAAGCTTTCGACTGTATATAGTGTCCTCAGGGGAGAAAGATGAAAAGATAAAGATTGACATTTTACTCCACACCATCGGTGAGGATGCACTGGAAGTGTTCAAGACTCTGAAGGTTACAACTGATGGAGATGAGCTGACAATGGAGGATGTTCTTCAAGCCTTTAGAGATTACTGTAGTCCACGGAAAAATGTTGTCTTTGAACGATATCAGTTTTGGTCCTATCAGACGACAGCAGGGACATCAGTGAACGGATTCATCACAGAGCTGCGACAGAAAATCAAAGACTGTGAGTTTGGAATAATTGAGCATGATATGCTCAGAGATAAGTTTGTGTTAAGCATCACAGACTCTGACCTAAAAAAGAGACTGTTACAAGAAAGAGGGCTAACGTTAAACAGAGCAATAGAAATATGCAGAGCAACAGAGCAAGAAAAGACTCTGTTACAAGCCATGGAGACTGAACATGGAGTGCAAGAAGTTCCAGTGGAtgctgaaatgaaaatgattctTCCTGACAAGAGTCTCCACCATAACACCAGTAAACAATTAGGTTCTAAATCAGTTCAAAATATGGATGAAACAGAAAAACTTGTGCTGGCTGCCTTCATGCCCAAAGTTCATCTGCACAGATTAAAACTCCAGCAGTCGTCAGTCACTGATAGTGTTTTCAGTGACAGGAAGAATATGGAGCAGCTGCTCACAGAGTGTCTCCACATAAAGCAGGAACCagagacgctcagtgaaggtcaggaggGAAACCAGCTTTGTGTGGAGCAGGAGACAAACACTGCTGCTTctcctgttaaatgtgaagatgaagaggagaatcctcaggcctcccagctacactggagacaactaaCAGAAGTCAACATAAAGGAGGAGAAACCTTCAACCTGCAGTTTAAATGAATTCATAAACAGACAAACTGTGGGAATTAACAACAAAGGACCAGAAGCAGCTCAGAACTTAGATACAAACAGTTTAGTACTACAAGGTCCTGATTTAACGGCAACAGACTCGTCTCAGACTGAAcatagtgatgatgatgatgatgat gatgatgatgaagactCTGATCTCTGGCAGAAACCTCTGTCAGAGTCTGAAACTGAAGCTAAAGCTGAATTTGACTCCaccaggaaaaagagaaaaatgtctGACTCAAGTATAAATGCTGAAATGGGATGTAAATCTCCCAAAACAATGATTAGTTCATTTAAACAGATTTGTACAAAGAAGAAGGTTCAGGTAAAAATGACATCTGAATATGTGGGTGATCAGAAATCATCACTCAGTGCTGATTCAAAACTAACAAGCCACAAAGGAGAGagaccatttaaatgtgatgtttgtagtaaaagtTTTACCCGAAAAGATTACCTGCAGTTACACATGAATCTTCACACAGGAGaaaaattattcaaatgtgatgtttgtagtaaatgttttatacaAAAGTATAAACTGCAGAttcacatgagaatccacacaggagagagaccctttgaatgtgatgtttgtcgTAAATGTTTTACCCGAAAAGCTTccctgcagtcacacatgaattttcacacaggagaaaaaccgttcaaatgtgatgtttgtagtaaatgttttatactAAAGGGTAACCTGCAG tcacacatgagaatccacacaggagagaaaccatttaaatgtgaagtttgtagtaaatgttttagcCAAAAGGTTTCCCTGCAGGtccacatgagaatccacaatggagaaaaaatgtga